Proteins encoded in a region of the Zea mays cultivar B73 chromosome 2, Zm-B73-REFERENCE-NAM-5.0, whole genome shotgun sequence genome:
- the LOC118476386 gene encoding uncharacterized protein produces the protein MASQLKSQGTSVPEEALSLMHWNPVLLQRRVSELETANADMARQYSDLEGKHSQGQTELARRCSDLEEKYSQGQAELARVSASLNDANTLDSTLHAQLDSEKEEKRALATSRDNLEKLYRDASNSLTILERSHRFTMEDLDNHRYKLQESLDDMIRLRQLVSNKDTVIKDLRASKKSVVRELEAAWLAVKAAEDTSATLKAQRDKAMDKAVRVGRILMRRPGVVVPDDIVADVNAAPDSSSRPSSSVAPEKNISR, from the exons ATGGCTAGCCAGTTGAAATCACAGGGGACCTCTGTCCCAGAAGAGGCTTTGTCCCTAAtgcattggaatccagtgttacttcagCGACGAGTATCTGAATTGGAGAcggcaaatgctg ACATGGCCCGACAGTACTCTGATCTTGAAGgaaaacattctcaaggtcagactgaactggcccggcgatgctctgatcttgaagaaaagtattctcaaggccaggctgaactggcccgggtctctgcttctctgaatgatgctaacacgctgGACTCTACTCTCcatgctcagctcgactctgaaaag gaggaAAAGCGTGCCCTCGctacttctcgtgacaatctggaaAAGCTATACCGTGATGCTAGCAACTcattgactatcttggagaggagtcatcgtttTACCATGGAGGACTTGGATAACCATCGCTACAAGCTGCAAGAGTCTCTGGATGATATGATTCGCCTTAGACAATTGGTGTCGAACAAGGAtactgtcatcaaggatctgcgtgcttccaaaaAGTCAGTAGTCCGGGAGCTAGAGGCCGCTTGGTTGGCTGTCAAGGCCGCTGAAGATACTTCTGCTACTCTGAAGGCCCAGCGCGACAAGGCCATGGACAAAGCCGTTCGCGTGGGGCGAAttctgatgaggagacctggcgtggttgttcccgatgACATAGTGGCGGATGTGAATGCCGCTCCCGATTcttcgagtcgtccttcctcgtcggtcgctcctgagaaaaacatttCCAGATAG
- the LOC100193104 gene encoding uncharacterized protein LOC100193104 precursor, which produces MAMARSVAHLFFPILLISTAPAVRAITDAAGGPGYLQEACNKTLFPKVCMHALKDNPECQAETAVTPRRLAELLVYVSAEVGMTVAAFAHHELNAIKDDDVLYKCIDTCSEDIEEAVAHLSALSRDFSDARFLEVKSWLTSTLGGTATCEDACKDAPVSDIKNVCITKSFEFEKLLRVTLDLITEASGSMSAEVALPPSDASAPSGGYGSSAGAPAYGAPSPDAPAYGASVPAPAPTSGQSTASTA; this is translated from the coding sequence ATGGCTATGGCTCGCTCCGTCGCGCACCTCTTCTTTCCCATCCTCCTTATCTCCACCGCGCCCGCCGTGCGGGCCATCACCGACGCCGCCGGCGGCCCCGGATACCTCCAGGAGGCGTGCAACAAGACGCTGTTCCCCAAGGTGTGCATGCACGCGCTCAAGGACAACCCAGAGTGCCAGGCGGAGACGGCGGTCACGCCGCGCCGGCTGGCCGAGCTGCTCGTGTACGTGTCGGCCGAGGTGGGCATGACCGTGGCCGCGTTCGCGCACCACGAGCTCAACGCCATCAAGGACGACGACGTCCTGTACAAGTGCATCGACACCTGCTCCGAGGACATCGAGGAAGCCGTGGCGCACCTCagcgccctctcccgcgacttcTCCGACGCCAGGTTCCTCGAGGTCAAGTCCTGGCTCACCTCCACGCTCGGCGGCACCGCCACCTGCGAGGACGCCTGCAAGGACGCCCCCGTCAGCGACATCAAGAACGTCTGCATAACCAAGAGCTTCGAGTTTGAGAAGCTGCTGCGCGTCACGCTGGACCTCATCACCGAGGCTTCCGGCTCCATGTCGGCCGAGGTCGCACTGCCGCCGTCGGATGCGTCGGCGCCGTCCGGAGGGTACGGCTCGTCGGCTGGCGCCCCCGCCTACGGCGCCCCGTCTCCTGATGCCCCAGCTTATGGCGCCAGCGTACCAGCGCCAGCGCCGACCTCGGGGCAGAGCACTGCTTCGACTGCATGA
- the LOC100216673 gene encoding uncharacterized protein LOC100216673 precursor, whose translation MARSVPIAPLLLLPLLLLLVSTASAARTVGDTVQDACSKTQFPKICVDSLTAKPESQKATPRRLAELFVNIAAEKGSGMATFVHGKYNNAKDSTVFKCYDSCSDDVEEAVAHLNGLVREPTDAKFLELKSWLSSTLGGTSTCEDACKDLPKNGDKDDVVNFSLDFEKLQRVTLDLITEASGSMSAGIALPPSNAGAPSYGAAAPFGGAADAPAGTSEGPASASGPSAGDAPAYGASASGPTADAPAAAAAAASSGPSSAPAPSSSESSGAPGPSSSDGSSGAPAPSSSDGSSSAPAPSSGDDGSA comes from the coding sequence ATGGCACGCTCTGTCCCCATCGCGCCTCTGCTCctgctccccctcctcctcctcctcgtctcCACTGCGTCCGCTGCACGGACCGTGGGCGACACCGTGCAGGACGCGTGCAGCAAGACACAATTCCCCAAGATCTGCGTGGACAGCCTCACCGCAAAGCCAGAGAGCCAGAAGGCGACCCCGCGCCGGCTGGCGGAGCTGTTCGTGAACATCGCGGCCGAGAAGGGATCCGGGATGGCCACGTTCGTGCACGGGAAGTACAACAACGCCAAGGACAGCACCGTGTTCAAGTGCTACGACAGCTGCTCGGACGACGTCGAGGAGGCCGTCGCCCACCTCAACGGCCTCGTCCGGGAGCCCACCGACGCCAAGTTCCTGGAGCTCAAGTCGTGGCTCTCCTCCACGCTCGGCGGCACCTCCACCTGCGAGGACGCCTGCAAGGACCTGCCCAAGAACGGCGACAAGGACGACGTCGTCAACTTCAGCCTCGACTTCGAGAAGCTGCAGCGCGTCACGCTGGACCTCATCACCGAGGCATCCGGATCCATGTCCGCAGGCATCGCCCTGCCACCCTCCAACGCCGGAGCGCCCTCCTACGGGGCGGCGGCGCCGTTCGGAGGTGCCGCGGACGCACCCGCCGGCACCTCCGAGGGCCCTGCCAGCGCCAGCGGGCCATCAGCTGGTGACGCGCCGGCGTATGGCGCCAGCGCCAGCGGCCCGACTGCTGAtgctccggcggcggcggcggcggcggcgtcgtcCGGGCCCTCTAGCGCACCCGCGCCATCGTCGTCTGAGTCCTCCGGCGCACCAGGGCCGTCGTCGTCTGATGGGTCCTCCGGCGCCCCGGCGCCATCGTCGTCTGATGGGTCCTCCAGCGCCCCGGCGCCATCGTCCGGCGACGACGGATCAGCTTGA